The Thermasporomyces composti region ACTGCCCCCTCCGCGGGTGAACCATGTGGTACATGTACCAGATGGTACAGAGGCGATCGTGAGGAGACACGGTGGGTGACGCGCGACAGCGACTGCTGGCAGGAGCGATCGAGTACGTCGCGGAGAACGGCGTCAACAACCTCACCCTGAGGCGGCTCGCCGCCGAGCTCGGCACCAGCCACCGCATGCTGCTCTACCACTTCGGCTCCAAAGAGGGCCTGCTCGTCGAGGTGGTCCGGGAGGTGGAACGGCGGCAACGCCAGGCGCTGGCGGAGCTCGAGCGAGAGCTCGACGCCAACGTCGACGGTGTCGCCGCGGCGGCCGAGTTGACCCGGCGCTTCTGGGCTCGGCTGGCCGATCCGGCCATGGCTCGGTACGAGCGACTGTTCTTCGAGCTCTACGGCCACGCGCTCCAGCGCGACCCGGGGGCGGCACCGCTCCTCGACGGTGTCGTCGAGAGCTGGCTGGCGCCGCTCACCGAGCTCGTCCGGACCTTGGGCGTCCCGGCGGAGTCGGCGCCGGCCCGGGCCCGACTCGGCCTGGCGGTCGTGCGCGGCCTCCTTCTCGACCTGCTCGCCACCGGTGACCGTGCTGGCGTGGACGCGGCGCTGGAGGAGTTCATCGCTGGTTTCACCCATCACGACGCGGCACAGTCGGGTGACGGTGCCGCGGGTCGGCCGAGTGGCCCGGTCAGTGCGGACAGCGCATCCAGCTGACCACCGGGCGCGGGCGGATGGTGGGACGAGACGCGGGAAATGGGCACCGTGTGACGTTCACCGAGGTGATGAGCTGGGCCGCCCGAGGTTTCGACGGGCTCGGAGTCGTCGTCCTCCTCGTCGGTCTGGTGTGGTCTCTCGTGCTTGCGGCGCGCATCTGGCGGCGCAGTGGGGAAGGCCGACAGGGGTATCACGCGCTCCGGGAATCCTTCGGTGGCGTGCTTCTCCTCGCCGTGGAGATCCTGGTGGCGGCCGACCTGATCAGGACCGTCGCCGTCGCGCCGACGCTCGAGAACGTGGCGGGCCTGGGGCTGGTCGTGGTGATCCGGACCCTGCTCAGCTTCTCGCTCCAGATCGAGATGGAAGGCGTGGTTCCGTGGCGGCGTGGCCTGACCGGCGGGCTCGGCCGGGCGACGGCGCGGGCGAACCCGCCCCTGGAGCCGCCACCTGGGTGAGGCGGGCGCTCAGCTCCCCCTCTTGCGTCGGAACTCACGGCGAGCGCGCGCCGGGCCGGCGCCTTCTCGCAGCTTCGGCTCGGCGTAGCTGGCACCGCCAGCGAGATGCCGTGCCTGGTGGTGCCGCTGCTTACGTTGGAGAGTCTCCAGGAACTTGCGGCGTACCTCGTCATCCTCCACGCCGCGCGCGGCGTCCGGTGTCTCAGGCCCGCCCGTCCTGCTGGGCTCGTGGGTGTCGTGATCCTGGCCGACCATGGGTGCAGCCTGTCATGCGCAGCGGGGCGGAGGCGAGCTTTCCCGGGGTTTGTGTCGTGCCGAGCGTGCGTCAAGCCTGTCGGACACCGCGTTTGGTGCGGCGAGGCGCGGGGAGTCTTCTCTCATCGACAGCGGCGTGCTCGACGGCCGCGCATGCCGTCGGCGACCAGTTGGGGGACCTCGGTGGCCACACTGCGCACGGAGACAGCGGCACAGCCGGGTGAGCGCCCACGCCCGCGACACGCCCGAGGCCGGGCCATCGTCCGGTGGATAACGACGACCGACCACAAGCTCATCGGCCAGCTCTACCTCGCCACCTCGTTCGTCTTCTTCCTGCTCGCCGGCTTGATGGCCATGTTCATGCGCGCCGAGCTGGCGGTTCCCGGCCTCCAGCTGTTCGGCTCCGACCGAGGGCCGGAGATCTACAACGAGCTGTTCACCATGCACGGCACGATCATGCTGCTCCTGTTCGCGACACCGCTGTTCGTCGGCTTCGCGAACGTCATCATGCCGTTGCAGATCGGCGCGCCGGACGTGGCGTTCCCGCGCCTGAACATGCTGAGCTACTGGATGTTCCTGTTCGGCGGGCTCATCGTGATGGGTGGCTTCCTCACGCCGCACGGCCCGGCGTCCTTCGGCTGGACCGCGTACCCGACGCTCAGCGAAGCGCGACACTCGTCCTACATCGGCGCGGACCTGTGGGTCATGGGGCTCTACCTGGCGGGTCTCGGCACGATCCTCGGCGGTGTCAACTTCGTCACGACGATCTTCTGCATGCGGGCGCCGGGCATGACGATGTTCCGGATGCCGATCTTCACCTGGAACACGCTGCTCACCAGTGTGATGGTCCTGCTCGCGTTCCCGATCCTCGCGGGCGCCTTGGTCATGCTCGAGGCGGACCGACGGCTCGGCACGCACATCTACGACGCCGCGCACGGCGGGCCCATCCTGTATCAGCACCTGTTCTGGTTCTTCGGCCACCCCGAGGTCTACATCATCGCGCTGCCCTTCTTCGGCATCATCACCGAGATCATCCCGGTCTTCAGTCGCAAGCCCCTCTTCGGCTACGTCGGCATGGTGGTGGCCACCATCGCCATCGCGCTGCTCTCGATGGCCGTGTGGGCGCACCACATGTTCGTGACCGGGGCCGTCAACCTGCCGTTCTTCTCGCTCATGACGTTCCTGATCGCGGTGCCCACGGGCATCAAGTTCTTCAACTGGATCGGGACCATGTGGGGAGGATCGCTCACCTTCGAGACACCCATGCTGTGGGCGCTCGGCTTCCTCGTGACCTTCCTCTTCGGCGGGCTGACCGGTATCGTCCTGGCGTCGCCCCCCATGGACTTCCACGTCAGCGACACCTACTTCGTCGTCGGCCACTTCCACTACACCGTCTTCGGCACGGTGGTGTTCGCGATGTTCGCGGGCTTCTACTTCTGGTGGCCGAAGATGACCGGTCGAATGCTGAGCGAGCGCCTCGGCAAGATCCACTTCTGGACGCTGTTCGTCGGCTTCCACACCACGTTCTTCGTCCAGCACATCCTCGGCGCGGAGGGAATGCCCCGCCGCTACGCCGACTACCTGCACACCGATGGCTGGACGGTGCTCAACATGGTCTCGACCGTGGGCGCGTTCCTGCTGGGGCTGTCGACGCTGCCGTTCCTGCTCAACGTCATCCAAGCGCGGCGCGGTCCTCTCGTGCGGGTCGACGACCCGTGGGGTTGGGGCCGGTCCCTGGAGTGGGCCACCTCCTGCCCGCCACCCCGGCACAACTTCACGTCGATCCCGCTGATCCGCTCCGACAGCCCCACCTTCGACATGCATCACCCCGAGATCACCAGGCTGGAGATGGACCGGTACGGAACGCGTCGAGTTCCGGAGCAGCGCTAACTCTCGCCCGGAGCGTTGGCGCTGTCTGTGCCCGCCTGAGACTCGCCTAGCGGTAGTGGCGCGCACGCGCCGGACGGAACCGAGAGCCCACCGTCAGTCCGTGGCGTCGTGGCCGGCTCGGGGTGAGCGGTGGTGAGCCGAGTCCGCAGCGGCTGACGGGACGGGGCGCGCCGGAGCGCCA contains the following coding sequences:
- a CDS encoding TetR/AcrR family transcriptional regulator; translation: MGDARQRLLAGAIEYVAENGVNNLTLRRLAAELGTSHRMLLYHFGSKEGLLVEVVREVERRQRQALAELERELDANVDGVAAAAELTRRFWARLADPAMARYERLFFELYGHALQRDPGAAPLLDGVVESWLAPLTELVRTLGVPAESAPARARLGLAVVRGLLLDLLATGDRAGVDAALEEFIAGFTHHDAAQSGDGAAGRPSGPVSADSASS
- a CDS encoding DUF1622 domain-containing protein; this translates as MTFTEVMSWAARGFDGLGVVVLLVGLVWSLVLAARIWRRSGEGRQGYHALRESFGGVLLLAVEILVAADLIRTVAVAPTLENVAGLGLVVVIRTLLSFSLQIEMEGVVPWRRGLTGGLGRATARANPPLEPPPG
- a CDS encoding DUF5302 family protein, with amino-acid sequence MVGQDHDTHEPSRTGGPETPDAARGVEDDEVRRKFLETLQRKQRHHQARHLAGGASYAEPKLREGAGPARARREFRRKRGS
- the ctaD gene encoding cytochrome c oxidase subunit I, with the protein product MVRWITTTDHKLIGQLYLATSFVFFLLAGLMAMFMRAELAVPGLQLFGSDRGPEIYNELFTMHGTIMLLLFATPLFVGFANVIMPLQIGAPDVAFPRLNMLSYWMFLFGGLIVMGGFLTPHGPASFGWTAYPTLSEARHSSYIGADLWVMGLYLAGLGTILGGVNFVTTIFCMRAPGMTMFRMPIFTWNTLLTSVMVLLAFPILAGALVMLEADRRLGTHIYDAAHGGPILYQHLFWFFGHPEVYIIALPFFGIITEIIPVFSRKPLFGYVGMVVATIAIALLSMAVWAHHMFVTGAVNLPFFSLMTFLIAVPTGIKFFNWIGTMWGGSLTFETPMLWALGFLVTFLFGGLTGIVLASPPMDFHVSDTYFVVGHFHYTVFGTVVFAMFAGFYFWWPKMTGRMLSERLGKIHFWTLFVGFHTTFFVQHILGAEGMPRRYADYLHTDGWTVLNMVSTVGAFLLGLSTLPFLLNVIQARRGPLVRVDDPWGWGRSLEWATSCPPPRHNFTSIPLIRSDSPTFDMHHPEITRLEMDRYGTRRVPEQR